The DNA sequence TCTGACGGCctaaaattagaagggtgtgtaagaagtaaaaaaaggtgTATGAATATCACACCTCTACCTCCTTTTGCAGACTCGcttaaattgaatttgaaaataatgCTCCTCTTTTAATTGCCACGTTCGTCACTAGAAAAGAAATTAACCATGTTGGTTTATGACCCCAAATGAATAAACAACTTGGGACTTTTAATTGCTTGACTATGACTGCCAGCTCATTGTTTTTAAAAGGTCAAAAAGGGTTTTGGGGTTACTTTGTAGTATGATTTAGTGATATTCATCTTTAATTACAAAATGTTAAGTCTTAAGTTCAACTTTTTTAAATGATAAGTTCGATAACAATGTATTATGACTAGTCCATTacaaaatttaacataaattcTTTACCAATTGATGTAAATATACTCTTCCAAATTTtgatagaaaaaaatattttagtgCATGATGGAGAAACACCCGTCTTTATGATCACTTCTTGCTCGATCGGTCGTCAGACTCGTGTATATCAAATGCTCGCACTTTCCAATATCTAGAGGTTACCTTTTAGccaaaattttcttgtttgattttgttttccaGTTTTATGACCACTCTGCATGTCTTGCATTATGATTTAATCAGCGCTTCCATGAAGTgttgaacttttataattgttCTGGTCGGTGAGTAATTTCTTATGCCATATCACTTTTCTTACttccccacttagtgggaaaatacttttttattgttgttgtatatGACTTTTCTTACTTCTCTCTTGGTTACAAGTTTTACGATGGCctaaacgaaacaaacaaacaaacagcaacCCAACAGCCCGTCCCCTGGTAAAAACCCTGACCGATAAAAAAGTAGATTTGGAGAATGCAAATAAATAATACCTGGCTACTCAAACTCTAATTATAAATACCCTATGTTTATAACTAGAACCGGTTATATTATAAGTCAATCTGTAAAAGttatatatatgcaaaaattCAATGAAAACCAAGATCGTTTAGTTATTGAActgtataaaaacatataaacggAAGTGGTAGAAGCTTTACAAATTGTCTATTTATTTGCTACGTTGgttgactaaacgaccttagtttatttattattttgtagttatGATATTTatagagtgatttataataaaaaCTGCTCATTACAAGCCCCAAGTTTTGTGAACAGACACGAAGAATTTTAAGTAAGAGTTCATACTTATCATTGAGTAATCGATTATTGTTAAATTCAAACAGAGCAATtctccaataaaaaaaattaacaaaagcacAATAAGATATCAAATCACTATTTAGGTACCTAGTTGGCAGGGTATTTACAAAATTAACATAATGAATAAATCTAATATTTAGGTACCTAGTTGGCATCGTCAGACTTGGGAAAGACAATAATAGtgttttgttttataatttcTGTAGATCCGGTATCTCTTATTACCGGTCAAGTTGAAGCtgccaatttatttatttttatgcacAATGATTTAACCATACGTCAACGACTGTGTAGTATGAAATAAGGTAGCCAGCCTTTTTTTATCACATTCCATTTGTAGTAATAATATACTTTCTGCAACTCAAGATAAAGGAGAAGGGTAAGCTTCCATATTTCTCTCCCTGTGAAATTAATCAATAGGGTTTCCTTATTTAAGTTCCATTCCTCAAGTTTCATGGTTAACATTAGGCTGCAACttcttgtttcatttttttaacataaattGTAAACTGATATCCGACGGCGATTCTTTTGCTCTCCAGGACCATCTTGTCACTAGATTTGATTAAACAGGGGGAACTAGCTGAGCTGCATTAATATGGACGTATCATCAGCCAAATGGTTTTCTGACTCGGTAATTTTCTGACTTTTGAGTTCTGAGAATACATATGGTGTAATAACAAAATACAGTTTAATTATTAGCAATTAAATTGTAGCTTTTGTTATCTGTGTAGtatttatataaatttattttaatatttttttgttccaaTTTGCAGGGAATGGACTACAGTTTCATTCCTCAATGCCACTTGAACGGTCTAGATGAAGGGTTTAATGCACATGATATTGGCACTGCCCTTGGGGAGAATTTCAAACATTCTTTTTCTGAGAGCTATTCCTCTTACTCAACTTTGACAACCaaaaacaccaccaccaccacgaccATCGCATCAAGTGGTTCATCCATTAATGAGACTTCTCATGGTACCAGCTTTGAGAGCCCAGCCAAACTGCTCAAGACTAGCAGCTGGAACTCTAGCATCACagaaaatgtttcaccaaaACCTTGTTCTTCCTCCTCCCAGATTCTTTCTTTTGAGAACTTGAACTCACCACTGCCTTCCAACCCTCAAAAGTTTTGTAATAAATTCGAGCCTGCGTTGAAGTCAAAGGATGAGGCACCATCCCAAATTAACATGCAGTTTTCACATGCTCAAGACTATGAAGCAAAAGGCTGTAGCCAGGGCACTAAGAGGCCTTGCCCAACAAGTAGAACACCTTCACATGCTCAAGACCACATAATGGCTGAAAGAAAGCGGAGAGAAAAGCTCAGCCAGCGCTTCATGGCTCTTTCTGCGATCGTTCCTGGCCTAAAGAAGGTACTGTATTTTTCTTGACAAAGATGATCAAAACCCCAATTTTTATACAAATTAGTACATGGTTTATTTAACACTTTGACGACAAAGCATATAAATATATGTGTCTGGTAAACATTAGCCATTAGCTCGTTATCTTGTAATGTCAACGAATCATAGAATGGACTCTAACTAAGTATATAATATGTATGTTTATTAACACTGTAATATTTCAATTTCTTGGCTATAGATGGACAAAGCTTCTGTTCTTGGAGATGCTATAAAGCATGTGAAGCAGCTTCAAGAAAGGGTCAAAGTGCTTGAGGAAAGATCTAAGAAAAGAACTGTGGAATCCGTGGTATTTGTGAAAAAGTCTCAACTCTCCGCTGATGATGACACCTCTTCTTGTGATGAAAACTTTGATGGTTGCAGCCCAGACGAAGCTGCACTCCCAGAAATTGAAGCAAGAGTTTCAGAAAAGGATGTATTGATTCGAATCCACTGCGAGAAACAGAAAGGAGTTGTGGTGAAAATACTAAGCGAAATTGAAAAGCTTCAATTATCTGTGGTTAATAGCAGCATCTTCCCATTTGGGGCCTCCACTCTagacataaccattatgtctcAGGTATAACTTGTCGGTTATAACATCATCGAGTTATTAATGCTCTTTTGCCAGACTCTATGTTGCTAGATTGTAAATCTCAATGATTGGTCATGTTGATATTTTGTGCGCCACATATTTACAGTAGCATCACAAACATCTGTCAAGACTCTGGCAAGAGACGTTATCCAAACAAAATGCATGTCCTTTTTATAACTGATTGAATAAAAGTTTGCATTTCAACTGCAGATGGATGATGGATTCAATATGACAGTGAAGGATCTAGCAAGAAAGTTGCGAGTGGCTCTGTTGACGTTCATGTGAGATGCCATATGGGGCAGATATTCTAAGGATTCTATTTCTGCAACCTGTACATTATCCGAATTACCTAAAATTTATCTTTTCCCAACCCTTTGCTACTAGCTTGCTACTTTTTTCCATACCTGTGATGTGAGTCTCCCTTATTTTCTGACATCCCCCATTTGGGTCTTTATTTTTCCGTGAGGGTTATTGCTATATGTATTTTCTGGAGGGttctttttgttcttatttttgCGTGGTTGGCTGGTTGCTACCACGTTGAGTTTACCCACCTGCTGTGACAAATAAGGAACCCCATGGCCTGGTTTTTAACACAGTTTTTTAAGAGGTTAGAGTTTcattttttaatgaaatatCTTTCTTCTATGTTTTTGGGCTTAGAAAGGAAGCTCAAACTTGGTCTATTTTCTTGTATAGGCCCCCTTAAgcgaagggatccccatttaaaaaaaaaaaaaaagagatactCTCTTGACCGTTAGATTTGGCTTTAATAAAATTCTGTGGTTGAAATTAAATCACAGGCCACAAAATCttaaccacaaaattttattaaaaccacatctaacggtcaagagggtgtccccaattttttttgaaaaatgggtATCCCCTCTCCTTAAGGGCTTCCTTTTCTTGTATTGGGAGAAACAAACTTGATCTATGTTTTAGAGGCTTGACTGTAATCAGTTACCCTTGTTATGCACTATAACTACTTGTTTCATCTTCCTATCTTTTTATCACTAGCTATTTAGTTTATTTTACTCTTTTATCTCTGAGATCTACTAATAAAATTTAATGTTACctcattaaattattaaatagaGAAAGACTTGGCTCCTCGAGAATTTAGGAGGAATTTCTCCTTAAATTATCTCCTGGTCTATTCACAATATTTCGTGTTTAAGATTGAAaccgtttatattataaattactATATAAAGATCATctcaacaaaaaatcaattagaactaagattgtttagtcatcaaactttataaaaacatatggACGGATTCGGTAAAGGCATTATGAACCGTCTATCTATTTGTTACAATCGTGTGACTAAAcaatcttagttttaattgtttatttacAGAGACGATCTTTACAGACTGATTTATAAATGAACAGTTTCAATCATATTCACAAAGTTCTATGAATGAACTCCTCTTTAATTTAAGGAGTCTAGCTCTTccatattaaatattaaatggTGAAGCAATAAAGGTAAAATGTAAATAAACTTCAAATAGTTCACAATATATTTTCTCAGAAAGAAATAGAAATAAAAGCACATTCTGTGCTCCTATTAGAGGTGTAAACCATGTGGACTCGAAGCAAAGCCTACATGTTAACTCATCATTTACAATCGAGACACAAATTCAGGTCCACTGAGTTGACTATATACGAGCTCATAACAACTTGTTAATGTGGATGTAAATTTCCACAAAAGATAGACTAACAAAAATGCACCTGAAAAACAATATCGCTAGGCTAAATGACGAacacccaagaaaaaaaaaatggtgctCGCCCAAGGGTCTCCAATGCATAAGTTAGAAAAATTTTAAAGAAACTGAACGTGAGAGAGTTCTGAGTGGTAAATGGCAATTATCGATCTCTTTGTTTGTTGGCTATTTGTGGGAGAGACTCATCATAGATAGCCGGCTAGCAGTATTGTAGGCCATGCTAGGTAAACCTTAGTTTTATGCTAGTATGGTGCATACCTCACTAAAGAAACTACTGGGGCAGATCATCTTCACATTGCTACTCACCATTGCTGCCACCACCATCCGACCCCACCATAATGACCAACATCACCTTCCTAGCTCTACCATCATTTCCACTACCTCCATTTGCCTCCCCTCCATTgccgccaccaccacccttttttaatcttcaattttTACTCAAATATCTAGATAACAGTGATTATAAGTTCTTTGATGAAATGCCTTTCAAAAATATCAAAGTTAAGGCTaaaaaggaatgttgtaaagccttatataaGGATAGAACCGACGAAAACAACAAGAGGCATAAGATAGCGAAGAATGAGGCACAGAAAGTCATTGGAGAAGTGTCGTTGAAGAAGTGATGAAATCAGCTTTTGACAACATGTATAAGCgattagataccaaagaaggactGTTAGATATCTATAAACTGGCTAGAGCAAGGAAAAAGAAGACGAGCAAGGGAAAGGAAGACAAGAGACTTGAACCAAGTAAGGTGCATCAAGGACGAGAATTGAAATGTTCTAGCTACGAGAACGTGGTTAATGATAGATTGAGAGctttttcataatcttttcaatgaaggacacaAAAGGAATACTTCTTTAGGTGAGTTGAGTAACTCGGAAAAGTGTAGAAATTATTCCTTCTACCACCGAATCAGGAAAGAGGAAGTAGTTTTAGCTTTGAAAatatgaagcatagaaaagcaatgggTCCCGACGATgtaccgattgaagtgtggaagttCTTGGGAAAGAtgggtatagcatggctcataAACATTTTCAATAAgatattgaaaatgaagaatatgccaaatgagtggtgaAAAAGCACtctggtgcctatctacaagaataacaGCGtaatacaaaattgcatgaaataTAGTGGTATTAAATGAATAAGTCATAAAATGAATCTTTGTGAGAGAGTAATTGAGTATAGAGGCAATCAATTTGGGTTTATGTCAGGGTGCTCGACTatagaggcaatctatctcttacgaagatcaATTGGATGATACAAAGATATGCATAATGATTTCCACATGATCTTTctagatttggaaaaaaaacgTATGATAAGAGATATTCTTGGAGGATtctagagaagaaatgagtaggTAGGAGTAACATATACCCAAGTTATAAAGGATATATATAATGAAGTAAGGACTACAGTAAGAATTCATGAAGGACattgaaagctttcccataaccaTAGGGTTACACCAAGGCAGCTTTAAGTTCTTACCTTTTTGAGTTGGTACTGGACGAGTTAACGAGACATATTTAAGAAGATAAGATAAGAAAATCGGTAaaggtggtttggacatatGAACCAAAGACCTACAGACGCTCTAGTTAGAAAATGCGACTATGAGACGGAAGCTCATGGAAAAAGAGATAGAAGAAGACCTAGGCATACTTGgaaagagactttaagaaaagatatGAATTACTTGGAGCTAATAGAAGACATGTCGCAAAATCGGGTGCAGTGATATTCTAGAATTCATACAGCTGACGACACTTAGTGAGATAAGACTTAATTGTTGTAGTTGTATTCTTAGAGAGTTGTCAAGTACTTGTCACTGATGCTTTATACATCACCAAACTACATATTCCATTGACAAAATCTATAATTTCCCGTAGAAATAAGATTTTGCTTTTAAACTAATTAGTTGTTGAGGAACAATAGATTACAAGATCCCCAAGAACAATATATCTTTTTATAAGTAAATCTATTCAGTTCCagaaacaatttaaaataagaaatatggagtAGTTTGGAATCAATTCGAATACCAAGTGGCAGAAATCATTAAGGTGACTGAAGGTGAGATTATACTGTAATCTTATCCATTATTTGTGTAGGTATTTGGCTAAGTATGCTTGTTTTCAGTTTCTATTAATTTCCACATTGCCAGTTCTGACTGCAGTAGCAATACTAACCTAAATTCAGAAAAACACAATGTTTAATGAATAAATCCATAAAGAAGCACCAAAGTGGTATTGTTGCTGCAGCATTGTCTTGCATTTCAATATTGTTGAAGTTGTCTTTGCACTATAGCCTTATTGGTGGtatatatttaaataaataagcCGCAGTTGTCTTTGCATGTGCTGACCCTATAGCCTTATTGGTGGtatatatttaaataaataggCCGCACAACTGTATGTGTGTTTGCGCTTGTACTCCCCGAAAACTGGAAACGCATCCGGATTCGGttatttgataaaataaaaaaggtttttttttttttttaattaaaataatctctgagatttacataacttctcactttggtctttaaaatttaaaatcgatagaaatAGTCTCTGAGCTAAAAAGCCAATAGAAAATTATGAAAGGATAAATCTTGTAAGGTTCAATCACAtactaattggcaatatggagagtaattttttttataagttcttacaaggttttttttttaccgatgtgagactcttttaccttcacattcTCACACGTCCCTTCACGTGTTGCGAACTTTCAAACCAAAAAAAGTGTACAACACGAATTGGATGGCGTGGAGTATGTATGGCCATTGAGCTTCACACGTGGGCCAACCTGGTCTGATACTATGAATAAAGTTGAGGTTCTACTATAAAACAATTagcaatatgagaagtagcTCAACTTACTGCCCTTGCATGATTTCTCTTTCACCGATGTGAGGTTTTTTACCCTTCAAATCCTCGCACACCCCTTCACATGTGACAAATTATCAAGTCAAACACGTGGACAAGACAATTGGGTGACGTGGAGCATGTGTAGCCATTTGTCTTCACAGGTAGGCGAACCTTTCTTTGATACtatgaaaaaaagttgaggCTTCACTgtaaaactaattgacaatatgggGAATAGCCGAACTTACttaagtgataggagcatatttatgcgacttagttagcttgttttcttgcattttcatagctagtttctacttattatagtgttttaagctattttcgtgtgtttgtaggtctaattggcaaagttggcaagaaagtgcattttgaagcattATAGAGCActtttgggcaccaaatggatagcttataaGGGgaacaagatggatggacgaatttgaagttcaagaggctacgGATGTgatgaaaagatgaagaaaataaatccaagacaaagaagataaggaatcagctcaaaagaaggaacattatccaaaaccttatccaaccttatcttctccaaacaaaccttatcttatcttatccttgcctAATCTAGCTTTATCCTATCTTATTCAAATTAGTTTATGCCTTAAATCCAGTTGCAAGAGGACCTAAATATCTGATTTCTAGCAGGCTTATCATTTCCCTACATATATGCTGCACCCTTGCTCTTCTAGAACCCCTAAATTGGTGCCGTGTCAACCTTTCTGGAAGACCCTATAAATCTGGCGTTTTTCCTTGTTCTAGAAGCCTTAGAATCTCTTGGAACCTTTAAtccttttccttgtggatttgggttatgcaaatccttttcagaaattaattgggccaaaccttttttctggtggatttaaACCGTTGTGCCGCACCTTTAGGCCCTAGTCCTTTATTTATGCTGATTtctaaccctaatctgattccCCCTAGGGTTTGccatgcctatatatatgtattttcagCCAAAATTCGTCCACCACCCcctatatacttctaaaacctTTTCAGTCGTAGAaacacaccattctacacctttGCCACACCCTTGGGAGAAGAAGAGAAGCTTGCCATGCCTTCCATTTGAGCAAGGACCTTGTGCACAAGCCACCTACAACATTGGAGctctaagagttctttcttccctcattttagtttcaatgtttatttcagtttgcttttcaattgccatgaacacgtgtaactaagtttttcttagttagaggtgaattcaaagccatggacatatgtttaatatgaattgattcctttcagtttttgtttcgtaaaacatggatgtgatttacttatctatttgattgataacttattcttatgtgttgattaaggatgcatacttagtttgcatacatgaatctgatgctaaattataagggactttcacctaatcgttaggaacttataattaaaagtattggagattgctagtcacaattgtgttaagtagattcttggctggtgtatcatgcagttcatagttacgatagccttgtcaatgcttatgatttccatggaacttaatgatctttgaatgtatctctatcatgttgttcatatagggagcgtgagaagaataatttggttgtgatgcgttgtccattcaattcaatgaatttaaggaaatctgagagttaatttgtgcattcacgattaatttggggcattgtcattcatgatttaaagaaacaatactggaaattgatttatgttgcatatgttcatgtgtggagaaggaccctctaactagcctatttcaccattcaattcacCTAATTTCGTACCtagtttgatttagttttgcaatctgttcaatttaattaatttcgttcaaatcaattctcccttttattaagtgtgttagattagttagaaaagtgtttaaatctgtccaatttagtgttttgagtcttcatagtcttaaattcgtctaaATCACTCCCTAGAGTCTATTTTGAGTccttttaacttagttttggtgttttgagttagtttggtcagttttgagtcataagagtctagttttctgtttttgagtctagtttagtgttttaaagtttaaattgaatagattagcatcccttctaatcctcgGCCTAAAACGATCGCTACTTACATATACAACAATCATAgagttttaatttgagtgttggataattttcacatcaaattttggcgccgttgctggggattagcaaaattgctgaTCACcctattttgtttattttacttttgatatttgatttagttttctttctttgattttaggtactagagaagtaagacatagcaattgctaatcttcaagctcaagTAACGAATCTCACTTCTTAGTTAACGCAATATATCGAAAGGACCACAaggcaaagtgtccctacatttggtgaGTCTTATAGGTAAGaatattgtttataccatatgtagggcctcgtatttagacctcatataaatacttgggggacttaaatgtaattatgtaataaaggaaggggcaaatatgtaataagtgaggagtccttattttataaaaggacccctcactctcacAATTtagagaggccaattcctaaggctcctcaccccctctcaaagctctcactctcagaggctCTCACATTCTCCCCCTCACCTTTtagataaatacatattcaatgtggacgtagcccaaaccttggggtgaaccacgatacatcttgtgttatttacatttcttgcagattcacggtcggatttacgttgttccaagacctctccagttttgtgcatcaacatttggcgtcgtctgtgggaatcgatacgaaaagttgtgtcggttctctttcattttctcacttccatcgtgaatctgcaaaatcacaaaaaaaaaaaaaaacccaagaaaccaaaACTCAAACCCTTCCAACCCTTCTCTCTCACGCATAAACACTCTGAGAGTCACGATGAGTAAAGAAAAACTCACAGTGCTGCTGGTTCTGCTATGTGCAGCTAATTTCCACgtcacattctctctctttgaATTTAGTTGGATTTGTGATGGTGTCAGCTATAATACATTTCGAGAATTAAGTTGCTAGAAGCACGTAATATTATTATCCAACTTCATCATGATCATCCTCATCATATCATGATGTCTTCATTTGACATGAACAATAACTCTGTTAATTATCATGTTTCCATGCCCATGACGAAAAGTTTCAGCATGGAGTGACGCCGCATTTCGATCGGATTTGCTGCATCGATGAGGCGGCGTTGTGCGCCAAATGTGACGTGGAAGTACATGCAGTGAATAAGCTTGCAAGCAAGCACCTGAAACTTCTCCTCGAGTGTCTCTCAAAGTCAAACAAACTCCCCAGCAGCGCGTCGACGATCAAGCTCCAGCCACTGGTGATCGTCAACATCTCCGACCACTACTCTAGGGTTAAGTCCCAGATGCACTTGCTCGTCACCAACACATCGACACCACTACCGCCTAACAACGATGTCGACGGAGAAGTAAAAGCAGCCTCTTTTGTCATCAACAGACCATATTAAAAAGATGTGAAGCTTCGAACCAACCTGTCGCATCTCAGCTCCTTCCTCCATTGGAACTTTGAACAGTCAACGGGGAAGCTCTAGATACATTAGCCGCCATGCAAGGTCGCCCAAGCTCTTGTCGCTTAACCGCTGTCCAGTGGGACACCGAGGGTGTACGCGTCGCCGATCCATAGCTACTCTACCACCTTGGCGGAGGGCAACCTGACGTACGAGGTCACGGATTTAACGGCGGAGTATCTGAACAACGATGAGGTGATCATATCTGCAaccaaagctccagcttcgaaacccagaagagagagaaaaagctGCGAGGATAAAAAAGTTATCAAAAATGTTGATTCTATTCAGGTTTCTCATCACGTCTACGCAATGCTACTCGGAAACCAAATCCTTACCTCCAACCCTGATCTAGCTATGCAAGCAAACGTTGTTTTCCTTCCCTTGTTAGTATTCATGAAAACCATTCCCTCAAGCTTCATTCTAACATTCTTCCTCCCAGCTTCTGGGTATCCAAGTCATACCATTATGAGACTTCAACGTTGTTGTTTCCTCCGACCAATCAGAGTGTGGCAGCTGTTTGGTGCCACTTGTCCAATCATTGTGTCGGTTTTTAACAAAACCATGTCAACAGCTCTTGGTACCACTCGTCCAGGCGGCAAAGTTTGCCTTGTCGGAATGGATCACGGCGTGTTAGATCCATTTACTCCAGCTGCTGCCAGGAAATGTGTTGCCTTTTCGATGGGTCTCTAACCTACcccttcaaaattttcaatcatCCAACAGCGCAGCCAGTGGCTATAACCTAGCTACCTTCTCTCCAAACCTCCGTGTTGTTTCCCCTGCTGACGTGGGATCTGGTCAAGGTGGATCAGCCTGATGACCGTGTGATTGCCCTCCATGTGCTCGGTGGATCTCAAGCTCAAAATCTGCAGAGGAATGTGGGTGGTGTCAAAGCT is a window from the Malus domestica chromosome 16, GDT2T_hap1 genome containing:
- the LOC114822205 gene encoding transcription factor bHLH18-like; its protein translation is MDVSSAKWFSDSGMDYSFIPQCHLNGLDEGFNAHDIGTALGENFKHSFSESYSSYSTLTTKNTTTTTTIASSGSSINETSHGTSFESPAKLLKTSSWNSSITENVSPKPCSSSSQILSFENLNSPLPSNPQKFCNKFEPALKSKDEAPSQINMQFSHAQDYEAKGCSQGTKRPCPTSRTPSHAQDHIMAERKRREKLSQRFMALSAIVPGLKKMDKASVLGDAIKHVKQLQERVKVLEERSKKRTVESVVFVKKSQLSADDDTSSCDENFDGCSPDEAALPEIEARVSEKDVLIRIHCEKQKGVVVKILSEIEKLQLSVVNSSIFPFGASTLDITIMSQMDDGFNMTVKDLARKLRVALLTFM